The following nucleotide sequence is from bacterium.
CGTCGAAGTAGGTCGTGCCGAACTCCACCTCGGCGACGTCCTTGATGCGGAGGATCTGGCCGTCGGCGGTCGCGCGCAGCGGGATGTCCCCGTACTGCGCCTCGCTGCCGAACTTGCCCGCGTAGGTGATCGTGTACTGGAGCGGCGTGTGGCCGCGGTCGCTGTTCTCGCCGATCTTCCCGGGCGCGGCTTCGACGTTGTAGGCTTCGAGCGCCGTGAGCACGTCCTCCGCGGCGACCTGATACGCCTGCATGCGGTCCGGCTTCAGCCAGATGCGCATCGCGTATTCCTTGGCCCCGAGGATGTCGGCGTAGCCGACGCCCGGGATGCGCTTCAGCTCCGCGAGCACGTTGAGGTCGGCGAAGTTGTAGAGGAACTTCTGGTCGTGCTCCGGATTCGAGCTCGTGATGCTGAAGTAGAGCAGCATCGCGTTCTCTTCCTTGGCGATCTTGACGCCGTTGCGGATGACCTCGGCGGGCAGCTCGCCCATCACCGCGTTGACCCGGTTCTGCACGTTGATCGCCGCGACGTCGGGATCGGTGCCGGTCTGGAAGAGCACCTGCACGATGCCGACGCCGTCGTTGCCCATGTCGCTGCTCATGTACTTCATGCCCGGCACGCCGTTGATCGCGCGCTCGAGCTTGAAGACGGCGGCCTTGGCGACGGTTTCCGCGCTCGCCCCGGTGTACTCCACCGTGACGTTGACCTCGGGCGGCGCGACGTTGGGGAAGAGCGCGACCGGCAGGCGCACCATGGCGATGGCCCCCAGCAGCACGACCACGATCGAGATGACGATGGCGAGGACGGGCCGGCGCGTGAACGTGTCCCGCATGGGCGATGCGCCTCAGAGCACCGGCGCCGTGTCGGGCGCGTCGGGGCGGACGGCGACCTTGGTGCCGTCCTTCAGCTTCTGGATGCCTTCGACGACGAAGCGCTCGCTCGCGTCGATGCCCGACTCGATGACGAACGTGCCGTCGAGCCGCACCTTGGGCACGATCTTGCGGGCCCGGACCGTGCCGTCCGCGTCGACGACGTAGACGTAGAGGTGGTCCTGCACCTCGAAGGTGGACTTCTGCGGGATGGTGATCGCGTCGTTCACGAAGGAGGTGACGACGACCTTGCCGCTGCTGCCGTGCTTCAGCAGGTTGCGCTCGTTGGGGAAGCGCGCCCGGAAGGCGATGGTGCCGGTGCTGCGGTCGACCTCGGTCTCGACGGTGTCGACGACGCCGGCGGCCGGGAGGCGCGTGCCGTCGGCGAGCACGAACGCGACCTCCTTCGAGCGGCCCTCGCCGTTGGTGGCGACGTAGCGCAGGTACTCGCTCTCGGGGACGCGGAAGTAGACGAACACCTCGGAGGCGTCGGTGACCGTCGTCAGGAGGTCGCCGTCGTCGACCAGGCTGCCGGCCTTCCTGGCGAGGCGGTTGACCACCCCGGCGAAGGGGGCGCGTACCTCGGCGTAGCCGAGGTTGATCGCCGCCTGGCCCTCGGAAGCCCTCGCCTCCTCGAGCTTGGCCGCCAGGGCCTGGATCCTGGCGTCGAGGAGGGCGACCTCGGCGGGCGCGACGATGCGCTTCTCGAGCAGCATGCGGGCGCTGGCGCGCTCCGTCTCCGCCGCCTTCAGCTCGGCCGCCGCGCTCGCGACCGCGGCCCGCGTGCGGCGCAGCTCCTGCTGCAGCTCCCGGTCGCTGATCGAGAACAGCAGCTGACCCGCGGCGACCGGCTGCCCCTCGTCGATCGCCACCGACTCGATGCGGCCCTTGACGCGGGCGAGCACGTCGGCGCGCTGGATCGCCTGCACCTCGCCCACGTACTCGCGCTGCCAGGTCGCGGTGGCGCGGCCGGGAGCCGCCACCGGGAAGCTCTGGGGCGTCTCCGGCGGGGGCTGGGTCGAGCACGCCGCGAGGGCGAGGCTCGAGAGCAAGGGTGCCGTCCACTGCCTGAACCACTGCTTGGACATGGTGATGGGACCGAGGCGTTACACGAGGCACCGTGCGGAGTCCATACCGAAAAGGTTAATCTTGACGCACATGTGCATTTTTGCCACATAAGCGGGGTGCGTCTCGCCACCCGACTCGCCTTCGGCGTCATTCTGGCCTGCGCGGCGGTCATCGCGGCCAGCGGCGTCGAGCAGATGCGCAAGGAGAGCGAGGAGCTGCGCACGACGGCCGAGCAGGAGCTCCGGGTGCTGGCCGCGGCCCTCCAGGTCGCCATCGAGCAGGCGCTGCGCGACGCCCAGGCGGGCGACGTCCAGGCGGTCCTCGACGGCATCGACCTGCGCGACGACACGATCGACATCTTCGTGCTCGACGCGGCGGGGGGCGTCACCCAGCACTCCTCGGGGAGCGACGCCAGCCGCGGCGTCGTCGAGCCGCTGATCCGCGCGGTGCAGGTCGACGCCCAGCCGATCGTCCGCTTCGTCGGCGATACGGAGTTCCTCGCGGCCGCGCTGCCGCTACGGACGGAGGCCGGCCGCAATCTCGGGACGCTCGCCGTGGCGCGGCCGCTCGACGCCTTGCGGGCCGATCTCACGGCCACGCGGCGGGCCATCCTGGTCTCGTTCGCCTCGCAGGTGGCGGCGCTCGCGCTCGTGGTGTGGTGGCTCGTGCGCGCCTGGGTGCGGCGTCCGCTCGCCGCGGTGGCGGGCGGGATGCGGGCCGTACGGCAGGGGGAGCTGAGCGCGCGCGTCCCGGTCCCGCGGCACGACGAGATCGGCGCCCTGGCGAAGGAGTTCAACGCCATGGCCGCCGAGCTCGAGGCGACGCGCGCGAAGCTGGCCGCGGAGACGGAATCGCGGCGCGCGCTCGAGCAGGGACTCCAGCGGGCCGACAAGCTCGTCACCGTGGGGCAGCTGTCGGCCGGGCTCGCCCACGAGATCGGCTCGCCGCTCCAGGTGGTCGCCGGCCGCGCGCGCAGCCTGCTCGAGCGTGCCGATTCGTCGCCGGAGGTGAAGCGTCAGGCGGGCATCATCGTGGCGCAGGCGGAGCGGGTCACGCGCATCGTGGAGCAGCTGCTCGGCGTCACCCGGCGCAGCGCGCCGCGCATGGCCGACGCCGACCTCCCCGCCGCGACCCACGCGGTCCTCGACCTGCTCGAGACCGAAGCCCGGCGCCGCCGGGTGACGCTGGCGTTCGAGTACGATCGCGACCTCCCCGCCGTGCGCGCCGATCCGGATCGCGTGCAGCAGGTGGTGCTGAACCTCGTCGGCAATGCGCTCAAGGCGGCCAGACCCGGCGGCAGCGTTCGGCTCACGCTCACGGCGGCGCGCTTTCGTCACGCCAGGGGCACGACGGAGCGGCACAGCGTCCGCCTCGTGGTCGACGACGACGGCGCCGGCATGGACGCGGTGGCGGCGGCGCGGGCGTTCGAGCCGTTCTTCAGCAGCTGGCCCGACGCGCAGGGCACCGGCCTCGGGCTGGCGGTGGTGAAGGCGATCGTCGAGGATCACGGCGGCACGATCGCGCTGCGCTCCACCCCCGGTGCGGGAACCCGCGTGGAGGTGCATTTGCCGCTCGGCGAGACCGGAGGCGTGAAGGAGGTCGTGGGATGAACGAGACCTGGGCCGGCCGCCGCATCCTCGTGCTCGACGACGACGCCGGCGTCGTCGATTTCCTCTGCGAGAGCCTCGACGAGCACGGCTACGAGACCGTCGGCATGACGTCGCCGACGGAGGCGCTCGAGCGCATCACCCGCGAGCACTTCGACCTCCTCGTGAGCGACGTCGAGATGCCGGAGCTCCGCGGCCTCGATCTCCTCCAGGCCGTGTTGGCGCGGCGGCCCTCGCAGCTCGTCCTCCTGATCACCGCGTTCGGCACCATCGAGATGGCGGTGTCGGCGGTGAAGGCCGGCGCGTGCGACTTCGTCGCCAAGCCGTTCAAGCTCGAGGTGCTGCTGCTCGCCATCGAGCGGGCGTTCACGGACCAGCAGCTGCGACGGGAGATCGTCCGCCTGCGTACGACGCGGCCCTCGCAGGGGCCGGGCCAGCTGGTGGCCGAGGGGCCGGCCATGCGCAAGGTCGTCGAGACGGCGCGCCGGGCCGCGCAGTCGCGCGCGACCGTCCTGCTCTGCGGCGAGCCCGGGGCGGGCAAGAGCGTGCTCGCGCGCTTCGTCCACGCGGCCGGCGGCGATGCCGCGCGGCCGTTCGTCGAGATCGACTGCGCCACCCTGCCGCCGGACCTCGCCGGCGAGCGGCTCTTCGGCGCCGAGGGCGAGCCGGACGCCGCGGGTGCCGGGCGCGGCGGGGCCTTCGCCGCCGCCGGCGGCGGCACGCTGCTGCTCGACGGGATCAGCGAGCTGCCCTTCGGCGTGCAGGCGCGGCTGCGGGACGCGCTCGAGTCGGGAGCGGGCCAGGCCGACGCGGCGCCGCGCCTGATCGTCGCCACCAGCCGGCCGCTCGAAGCGCTGCTGCGCGAGGGCCGGGTGCGACCGGACCTCTACTACCACCTGAACGTCATCCGCATCGACCTGCCGCCGCTGCGCGAGCGTCGCGAGGACGTCGTCGCCCTCGTCGATCACTTCCTCGGGCGCGCCGCCTCGCGGCGCGAGGACCGGGGGCGCGAGATCGTCGGCGTCTCGGCGGCCGCCATGCGCCGGCTCGTCCATCACGACTGGCCCGGCAACGTGCGCGAGCTGGCGAACGTCCTCGAGCGCGCCGTCGCGCTCGCCCAGCACGACAGCATCCTGCCCGAGGACATCGAGCTCGGCGCGCCGTCGGCGATCGTCGCGGGTGCCGAGGGCGGGCCGGACGGGATCGTGCCGCTCGACCAGATCGAGCGCGCCTACGTGCGCCAGGTGCTCGACGCCACCGGCGGCAACAAGGCCGCCGCGGCACGCGCGCTCGGCATCAACCGCCGCACCCTCTACCGGAAGATCTACGGATGACCGCTCGATCCGCTGCCCTGCGCCGGCGTCGCACGACGCCTGCCCGTGCGGCCGTCGCCGCGGGGCTGCTCGGCGTCGCGCTCGTCGCCTGCGGACCGCGCGAGGGGCTCCACGCCGATCATGTCACCGCCCCCGCCGGCAACGCGGCGCCGCCGCCTGCCACGACGAGCCCTGCGCGCGCGCTGGCCGAGTTCGACGGGCTGCCGGGCAACGCCGGCGCGCCGGCCGTGGGTGACGACGCGCCCGCGACCGAGGCCCAGGCGGCCGGCATGGCCCTGACGCTGCTCGGCGCCGGGGTCTCGCTGGGCGCGATGGTCGCGCCGTTCCTGCTTTTCTGACCCGCGCCGCCGGGGTCTCGCCCGAGACGGCCGGTGTCGGCTCGCAGCTCCCGCGGCGCGCGACGGGTGCGGCGTCGCTCACCGCTGGGCCTCCCGCTCGCGGGCGAGGTCCTCGAGGCACGGCGCCACCAGCGACGTCCACCCGGTCTGGTGGTTGGCGCCGCAGCCGCGGCCGTCGTCGCCGTCGAAGTACTCGTAGAAGAGGACGAGGTCGCGCCAGTTCGGGTCGTCGGCCCAGCGCCGGTCGTTGCCGTGGCACGGCCGGCGGCCGCTGGCGTCGGGAAGGAAGAGCGCCGCGAGGCGGCGCTGGAGCTCGCGCGCCACGACGTCGAGACCGACGTAGCGTCCCGAGCGCGCCGGCAGCTCGACCGTGAAGCCGCTGCCGTAGAAGTGGTGGTAGCGCTCCAGCGCCTCGATGATGAGGAAGTTCAGCGGGAACCACACCGGCCCGCGCCAGTTCGAGTTGCCGCCGAACATCCAGGTGTCGGACTCGCCCGACACGTAGCGCACCGACTGCGTGCTGCCGTCGGTGCCGAACGTGAACGGGTGCTCCCGGTGGTGACGCGAGAGCGAACGCACGCCGTAGGGCGACAGGAACTCGGTCTCGTCGAGCAGGTAGCGCAGGATGCGCTCGAGTCGGGCGCGCGACGGGATCGCGAGCAGGCGGTCGCCGGTGGTCGCGCAGACGTCGAGGCAGGTGATCTGCGACGCCAGCTCGGGCCGGTTCTCGAGGAACCAGTGCATGCGCTTCCTGAACCCGGGCAGCTTCTCGATCGTGGAGGTCTTGAGCGAGCTCACTGCGATCAGCGGCACGAAGCCCACGAGCGAGCGCACGCGCAACGGGATCGCGCGGCCGTTGCAGTGCAGCTGGTCGTAGTAGAAGCCGTCCTCCTCGTCCCACAGCCCCGTGCCGCCGACGTTGTTGATGGCGTCGGAGATGGCGATGAAGTGCTCGAAGAACTTCGACGCCATGTCCTCGTAGGCGGGATCGCCGTCGGCCAGCTCGAGCGCCATCGACAGCAGCATCATGCAGGTGAACGCCATCCACGCTGTGCCGTCGGCCTGCTGCAGGTAGCCGCCGTCCGGCAGCGGTCGCGAGCGGTCGAACACGCCGATGTTGTCGAGCCCGAGGAAGCCGCCGCCGAAGAGGTTGTTGCCCTCGACGTCCTTGCGGTTCACCCACCAGGTGAAGTTGAGGACGAGCTTCTGGAAGACGCGCGCGAGGAAGCGCCGGTCGCGCGCCCCGCGCGGCCCGGTCATCTTGTAGACGCGCCACGCGGCCCAGGCGTGCACCGGCGGGTTCACGTCGCCGAAGGCGAACTCGTAGGCCGGGATCTGCCCGTTCGGGTGCATGTACCATTCGCGCAGGAACAGGATCAGCTGCTCCTTCGCGAAGTGGGGGTCGAGCTTCGCGAACGGGATCATGTGGAAGGCGAGGTCCCACGCCGCGTACCAGGGGTACTCCCACGCGTCGGGCATGGAGACGACGTCGCGGTTGTAGAGGTGGCGCCACTCGTGGTTGCGGCCGGTGAGGCGCGCGGCCGGCGGCGACGGCTGCGCGGGGTCGCCCTCGAGCCAGGCGGTGACGTCGTAGTGGAAGAACTGCTTCGTCCACAGGAGGCCGGCGTAGGCCTGGCGTGCGACCTGGCGCTCGGCGTCGGTCATCGTCGTCGGCAGCAGCTCGTCGTAGAAGGCGTCGGTTTCGGCGAGGCGGGCGGCGAAGACCTGCCGATACTCGGCGCCGAACGGCCGTGCCGGCGCCTCGCCCTCGGCGACGAGACGGAACGCCAGCACGGTCTCGCCGCCGGCCGGCACGGTGAGCACGTAGTGCGCCGCGGTCTTCGTGCCCACGCCGCCCGGGTTCACGGCGCCGCGCTCGCCGTCGATGAGCCAGCGGTGGAACGCGTCCTTCACCCACGGCGACGCGCTGGGCGCGTCGAAGAG
It contains:
- a CDS encoding efflux RND transporter periplasmic adaptor subunit, which produces MSKQWFRQWTAPLLSSLALAACSTQPPPETPQSFPVAAPGRATATWQREYVGEVQAIQRADVLARVKGRIESVAIDEGQPVAAGQLLFSISDRELQQELRRTRAAVASAAAELKAAETERASARMLLEKRIVAPAEVALLDARIQALAAKLEEARASEGQAAINLGYAEVRAPFAGVVNRLARKAGSLVDDGDLLTTVTDASEVFVYFRVPESEYLRYVATNGEGRSKEVAFVLADGTRLPAAGVVDTVETEVDRSTGTIAFRARFPNERNLLKHGSSGKVVVTSFVNDAITIPQKSTFEVQDHLYVYVVDADGTVRARKIVPKVRLDGTFVIESGIDASERFVVEGIQKLKDGTKVAVRPDAPDTAPVL
- a CDS encoding HAMP domain-containing protein, producing MRLATRLAFGVILACAAVIAASGVEQMRKESEELRTTAEQELRVLAAALQVAIEQALRDAQAGDVQAVLDGIDLRDDTIDIFVLDAAGGVTQHSSGSDASRGVVEPLIRAVQVDAQPIVRFVGDTEFLAAALPLRTEAGRNLGTLAVARPLDALRADLTATRRAILVSFASQVAALALVVWWLVRAWVRRPLAAVAGGMRAVRQGELSARVPVPRHDEIGALAKEFNAMAAELEATRAKLAAETESRRALEQGLQRADKLVTVGQLSAGLAHEIGSPLQVVAGRARSLLERADSSPEVKRQAGIIVAQAERVTRIVEQLLGVTRRSAPRMADADLPAATHAVLDLLETEARRRRVTLAFEYDRDLPAVRADPDRVQQVVLNLVGNALKAARPGGSVRLTLTAARFRHARGTTERHSVRLVVDDDGAGMDAVAAARAFEPFFSSWPDAQGTGLGLAVVKAIVEDHGGTIALRSTPGAGTRVEVHLPLGETGGVKEVVG
- a CDS encoding sigma-54-dependent Fis family transcriptional regulator; amino-acid sequence: MNETWAGRRILVLDDDAGVVDFLCESLDEHGYETVGMTSPTEALERITREHFDLLVSDVEMPELRGLDLLQAVLARRPSQLVLLITAFGTIEMAVSAVKAGACDFVAKPFKLEVLLLAIERAFTDQQLRREIVRLRTTRPSQGPGQLVAEGPAMRKVVETARRAAQSRATVLLCGEPGAGKSVLARFVHAAGGDAARPFVEIDCATLPPDLAGERLFGAEGEPDAAGAGRGGAFAAAGGGTLLLDGISELPFGVQARLRDALESGAGQADAAPRLIVATSRPLEALLREGRVRPDLYYHLNVIRIDLPPLRERREDVVALVDHFLGRAASRREDRGREIVGVSAAAMRRLVHHDWPGNVRELANVLERAVALAQHDSILPEDIELGAPSAIVAGAEGGPDGIVPLDQIERAYVRQVLDATGGNKAAAARALGINRRTLYRKIYG
- a CDS encoding glucosidase, whose amino-acid sequence is MADRTTAERRRLDEDARREKDWKRWGPYLAERQWGTVREDYSATGECWDYLPHDHARSRAYRWGEDGLLGITDRQGRLCVALALWNGRDPILKERLFGLTGPEGNHGEDVKECWFHLDALPSHAYLKAVYRYPQAAYPYEHLVQENRRRTRQDPEFELLDTGVLDGGCFWDVTAEYAKAAPDDVLLRVTVANRGPEEATLHLLPHVWFRNTWSWGRTGEGYWPKPHIARVDEATLDLEHASLGRFRFHCETPPRDLLFTDNETNQERLFDAPSASPWVKDAFHRWLIDGERGAVNPGGVGTKTAAHYVLTVPAGGETVLAFRLVAEGEAPARPFGAEYRQVFAARLAETDAFYDELLPTTMTDAERQVARQAYAGLLWTKQFFHYDVTAWLEGDPAQPSPPAARLTGRNHEWRHLYNRDVVSMPDAWEYPWYAAWDLAFHMIPFAKLDPHFAKEQLILFLREWYMHPNGQIPAYEFAFGDVNPPVHAWAAWRVYKMTGPRGARDRRFLARVFQKLVLNFTWWVNRKDVEGNNLFGGGFLGLDNIGVFDRSRPLPDGGYLQQADGTAWMAFTCMMLLSMALELADGDPAYEDMASKFFEHFIAISDAINNVGGTGLWDEEDGFYYDQLHCNGRAIPLRVRSLVGFVPLIAVSSLKTSTIEKLPGFRKRMHWFLENRPELASQITCLDVCATTGDRLLAIPSRARLERILRYLLDETEFLSPYGVRSLSRHHREHPFTFGTDGSTQSVRYVSGESDTWMFGGNSNWRGPVWFPLNFLIIEALERYHHFYGSGFTVELPARSGRYVGLDVVARELQRRLAALFLPDASGRRPCHGNDRRWADDPNWRDLVLFYEYFDGDDGRGCGANHQTGWTSLVAPCLEDLAREREAQR